A stretch of DNA from Methanoplanus endosymbiosus:
ACCGAATCCTTGAAGTCTTTTTATAACTACTTAATCTGGTAATGGAAAGAAAAAAAGTCCACGACTATATGACATACGATGTTGTAACAATTACCGGCGATGGTACAGTTAAGGACGTTATTGAAGCTATAAGGGAGACCGGGCATGATGGTTTTCCGGTCACAAAAAATAAAAAAGTAGTTGGATATATCTCTGCAAGGGATCTGCTCTTTGCCCAACCATCGACTCCGGTTGAGCGGATAATGTCAAAACACCTTATTGTGGCAGATCCTGACATGGGTATAAACGATGCCGCAAGAGTAATTTTCAGGTCGGGGATACAGAAGCTTCCTGTTGTAGATGAAAATGGTAATCTGCTTGGAATTATTTCAAATACTGACGTTATAAGATCTCAGATTGAGCATGTATCACCTGAAAAAGTCTATAAATTTATTGAAACATTGAAGATGCTTCATGATATTAACCCAGTACTTGAAAGGGATGCTGTTCCGGTTAAAAACCTTTTACCGACCCAGTCCAAGATCTATCAGGATGAACTGGAAGGAAGGATCTATGAAATAAAAAAGGGCCTTGCAGAACCGATAATTGTTGTAAGGAGGCCGGGAAAACTGATTCTTGTTGATGGTCACCACCGTGCTGTTGCAGCAAACAGACTTGGAATTGTAAATCTTGATGCCTATGTAATTGATATTCAGGAGGACGTTGAGTTAGGACTTGAGAAAACAGCAAGAGAGATGAATCTTGA
This window harbors:
- a CDS encoding CBS domain-containing ParB/RepB/Spo0J family partition protein; the encoded protein is MERKKVHDYMTYDVVTITGDGTVKDVIEAIRETGHDGFPVTKNKKVVGYISARDLLFAQPSTPVERIMSKHLIVADPDMGINDAARVIFRSGIQKLPVVDENGNLLGIISNTDVIRSQIEHVSPEKVYKFIETLKMLHDINPVLERDAVPVKNLLPTQSKIYQDELEGRIYEIKKGLAEPIIVVRRPGKLILVDGHHRAVAANRLGIVNLDAYVIDIQEDVELGLEKTAREMNLETLDDVKVLDYARHPLVAITHRLVRHG